A single Pseudomonas putida DNA region contains:
- the cbiB gene encoding adenosylcobinamide-phosphate synthase CbiB: MSVALLTVAGVALDALLGEPQRRHPLVGFGNLASSLERRLNASGRGWRSHGVSAWFLAVVPLTLVALILSWLPYVGWLVDVLALYCALGLRSLGEHVLPVANALRQGDLEEARRRVGYLVSRETRELDEPAVARAATESVLENGSDAVFAALFWFVVAGAPGVVLYRLSNTLDAMWGYRNERFERFGWCAARIDDVLNYIPARLVALTYALLGKTRLALACWRKQAPLWDSPNAGPVMASGAGALGVELGGPAVYHGELHERPRLGDGPMADADAIERGWSLVQRGVWLWVLLICVGAYLNA, translated from the coding sequence ATGAGCGTCGCTTTGCTGACCGTAGCCGGTGTGGCCCTGGATGCGCTGCTGGGTGAGCCGCAGCGACGGCATCCTCTGGTGGGCTTCGGCAACCTGGCGTCGAGCCTGGAGCGCCGCCTGAATGCCAGCGGGCGCGGCTGGCGCAGCCATGGCGTGAGCGCCTGGTTCCTGGCCGTGGTACCACTGACCCTGGTGGCGTTGATATTGTCCTGGTTGCCCTATGTCGGCTGGTTGGTGGACGTGCTGGCGCTGTATTGCGCCCTCGGTTTGCGCAGCCTCGGGGAGCATGTGCTGCCGGTGGCCAACGCCTTGCGCCAAGGGGATCTGGAAGAGGCGCGGCGCCGCGTCGGCTACCTGGTCAGCCGGGAAACCCGCGAACTGGACGAACCAGCAGTCGCTCGCGCAGCCACCGAATCGGTACTGGAGAACGGCAGCGATGCGGTGTTCGCCGCGCTGTTCTGGTTCGTCGTGGCCGGGGCGCCGGGGGTGGTGCTGTACCGCCTTAGCAACACCCTGGACGCCATGTGGGGTTACCGTAACGAACGCTTCGAGCGCTTCGGTTGGTGCGCGGCGCGCATCGACGATGTGCTGAACTATATTCCCGCCAGGCTGGTGGCGCTGACTTACGCGCTACTTGGTAAAACGCGCCTGGCCCTGGCCTGCTGGCGTAAACAGGCACCGCTGTGGGACAGCCCCAACGCTGGGCCAGTGATGGCCTCGGGGGCCGGTGCGCTGGGTGTCGAACTGGGCGGCCCGGCGGTGTACCACGGTGAACTGCACGAGCGCCCACGCCTGGGTGACGGGCCGATGGCCGATGCCGATGCCATCGAGCGCGGCTGGAGCCTGGTGCAGCGTGGTGTGTGGTTGTGGGTACTGCTGATCTGCGTGGGAGCCTATCTGAATGCTTGA
- the cobD gene encoding threonine-phosphate decarboxylase CobD, giving the protein MLEHGGRLLRAVRQYGIAREDWLDLSSGIAPWSYPIPPIPLDAWARLPETDDGLEDAARRYYRATQLLPVAGSQAAIQALPTLRPAGRVGVLSPCYAEHPQAWRRAGHEVVELDETQAEAELDSLDVLVLVNPNNPTGRRVSRERLLAWHARLAERGGWLLVDEAFMDNTPEHSVTDCAERPGLIVLRSFGKFFGLAGVRLGCVVAEPSLLQRLAELLGPWTVSGPTRVLAQACFADHAAHQAQIERCALASQRLAALLQGVGLAPSGGCDLFQYVRSAHAAHLHDFLARRGILVRLFEQPAAVRLGLPANAADEQRLARALADYQKETA; this is encoded by the coding sequence ATGCTTGAACACGGTGGCCGCCTGCTGCGTGCGGTGCGGCAGTACGGGATCGCGCGGGAAGACTGGCTCGACCTGTCCAGCGGCATCGCGCCGTGGTCTTATCCGATTCCGCCGATTCCACTGGATGCGTGGGCCCGGCTGCCAGAGACCGACGACGGCCTCGAAGACGCGGCGCGGCGTTACTACCGCGCCACCCAGCTACTGCCGGTGGCCGGTTCGCAGGCGGCGATCCAGGCGCTGCCGACATTGCGCCCGGCCGGGCGAGTCGGTGTGCTGTCCCCCTGTTATGCCGAACATCCCCAAGCATGGCGGCGCGCCGGGCATGAGGTGGTCGAACTGGATGAAACCCAGGCCGAAGCCGAGCTCGACAGCCTTGATGTGCTGGTGCTGGTCAACCCGAACAACCCCACCGGTCGCCGGGTATCGCGCGAGCGTCTGCTGGCCTGGCACGCGCGGTTGGCCGAGCGCGGCGGCTGGCTGCTGGTCGACGAAGCGTTCATGGACAACACCCCCGAGCACAGCGTGACCGACTGCGCCGAACGCCCGGGCCTGATCGTGTTGCGTTCGTTCGGCAAGTTCTTTGGCTTGGCCGGCGTACGGTTGGGCTGCGTAGTGGCCGAACCCTCGTTGCTGCAGCGCCTTGCCGAGCTGCTCGGGCCCTGGACCGTCAGTGGTCCGACCCGGGTGCTGGCGCAAGCCTGCTTTGCCGACCACGCGGCGCATCAAGCTCAGATCGAACGCTGTGCGCTGGCCAGTCAGCGCCTGGCAGCACTGTTGCAAGGCGTTGGCCTGGCGCCCAGCGGTGGCTGCGACCTGTTCCAGTACGTGCGCAGCGCGCATGCAGCCCACCTGCATGATTTTCTCGCCCGCCGCGGCATCCTCGTGCGCCTGTTCGAGCAGCCTGCCGCCGTGCGCCTTGGCCTGCCGGCGAATGCCGCAGACGAGCAGCGCCTGGCCCGGGCCCTGGCCGATTATCAGAAGGAAACGGCATGA
- a CDS encoding cobyric acid synthase, with product MTTLMVQGTTSDAGKSTLVTALCRWLLRQGVGVVPFKPQNMALNSAVTADGGEIGRAQAVQAQACRLAPHTDMNPVLLKPNSDTGAQVIIHGRAVTSMNAVAYHDYKAIAMQAVLASHQRLTAAYPVVMVEGAGSPAEINLRAGDIANMGFAEAVDCPVILVADINRGGVFAHLVGTLELLSPSEQARVKGFVINRFRGDIALLQPGLDWLEQRTGKPVLGVLPYVTDLHLEAEDGIDIRQGAKEEHVLKVIVPVLPRISNHTDFDPLRLHPQVDLQFIGPGQPIPAADLIILPGSKSVRGDLAQLRERGWDKAIERHLRYGGKLIGICGGLQMLGREVHDPLGLEGAAGSSPGLGLFDYVTVLEADKQLRNVAGVLSLEAVPVAGYEIHAGVTAGPALERPAVQLADGRCDGAISADGQVLATYLHGLFEGSQSCAALLRWAGLENAQTIDYEALRERDIERLADLVETHLDTAHLRTLCGVA from the coding sequence ATGACCACCCTCATGGTGCAAGGCACCACCTCCGATGCGGGCAAGAGCACACTGGTTACCGCCCTGTGCCGCTGGCTGTTGCGCCAGGGCGTCGGCGTGGTGCCGTTCAAGCCCCAGAACATGGCGCTCAACAGCGCCGTGACCGCCGACGGCGGTGAAATCGGCCGCGCCCAGGCGGTACAGGCCCAGGCTTGCCGGCTGGCCCCCCACACCGACATGAACCCGGTGCTGCTCAAGCCCAACAGCGACACCGGAGCCCAGGTGATCATCCATGGTCGCGCGGTCACCAGCATGAATGCGGTGGCCTATCACGACTACAAGGCGATTGCCATGCAGGCAGTGCTGGCCTCGCACCAGCGCCTCACAGCTGCCTACCCGGTGGTGATGGTAGAGGGCGCGGGTTCGCCGGCCGAAATCAACCTGCGCGCCGGTGATATCGCCAACATGGGCTTTGCCGAGGCGGTCGACTGCCCGGTGATCCTGGTTGCCGACATCAACCGCGGCGGGGTGTTCGCCCACCTGGTCGGTACCCTCGAGCTGCTTTCGCCGAGCGAGCAGGCGCGGGTCAAGGGCTTCGTCATCAATCGTTTTCGCGGCGACATCGCGCTGCTTCAACCGGGCCTGGACTGGCTGGAGCAACGCACTGGCAAACCTGTGCTGGGCGTGCTGCCCTATGTCACCGACCTGCACCTGGAAGCCGAGGATGGCATCGACATCCGCCAGGGCGCCAAGGAGGAGCACGTGCTCAAGGTGATCGTCCCGGTGCTGCCGCGCATCAGCAACCACACTGATTTCGACCCGTTGCGCCTGCACCCGCAGGTCGACCTGCAGTTCATCGGCCCGGGCCAGCCGATTCCGGCCGCCGACCTGATCATCCTGCCCGGCTCGAAGAGCGTGCGCGGCGACCTGGCGCAACTGCGCGAGCGTGGCTGGGACAAGGCCATCGAGCGGCACCTGCGCTATGGCGGCAAATTGATCGGCATCTGCGGTGGCCTGCAGATGCTTGGCCGTGAAGTGCACGACCCGCTCGGCCTGGAAGGCGCCGCCGGTTCCAGCCCCGGGCTGGGCCTGTTCGATTACGTGACGGTGCTTGAAGCCGACAAGCAACTGCGCAACGTTGCCGGCGTTCTGAGCCTGGAAGCCGTGCCGGTCGCCGGTTATGAAATTCATGCAGGCGTTACCGCAGGCCCTGCCCTGGAACGGCCCGCCGTGCAGCTCGCCGATGGCCGTTGTGACGGCGCGATCAGTGCCGACGGCCAGGTCCTCGCCACCTACCTTCATGGCCTGTTCGAGGGCAGCCAGTCGTGTGCCGCGCTGCTGCGCTGGGCGGGGCTGGAGAATGCGCAGACCATCGATTACGAGGCCCTGCGCGAACGTGATATCGAGCGCTTGGCCGACCTGGTGGAAACCCACCTGGATACCGCGCACCTGCGAACGCTTTGTGGAGTCGCCTGA
- the cobU gene encoding bifunctional adenosylcobinamide kinase/adenosylcobinamide-phosphate guanylyltransferase, whose amino-acid sequence MRNLILGGARSGKSRLAEQLASDSGLAVTYIATSEPLDGEMNERVRLHRQRRPADWGLIEEPLALAAVLRAEAAEGRCLLVDCLTLWLTNLLMLDDQQRLAAERDALLDCLEQLPGTIILVSNETGLGVVPMGELTRRYVDLAGWLHQAIAERCQRVVLTVAGLPLMLKGPAL is encoded by the coding sequence ATGCGCAACCTGATCCTCGGCGGCGCCCGTTCGGGCAAAAGCCGCCTGGCCGAGCAACTGGCCAGCGACAGCGGCCTGGCGGTCACCTACATTGCCACCAGCGAGCCGCTCGATGGCGAAATGAACGAGCGCGTGCGCCTGCACCGCCAGCGCCGGCCAGCCGATTGGGGGCTGATCGAAGAACCCCTGGCGCTGGCTGCTGTGCTGCGTGCAGAGGCCGCTGAAGGTCGCTGCCTGCTGGTGGACTGCCTGACCTTGTGGTTGACCAACCTGCTGATGCTCGACGATCAGCAGCGGCTGGCCGCAGAGCGCGATGCGCTGCTCGACTGCCTGGAGCAATTGCCCGGCACAATCATTCTGGTCAGCAACGAAACCGGCCTGGGCGTGGTGCCCATGGGCGAGCTGACCCGCCGTTACGTCGACCTGGCCGGCTGGCTGCACCAAGCCATTGCCGAACGCTGTCAGCGTGTGGTGCTGACCGTGGCCGGCCTACCCCTCATGCTCAAAGGACCCGCTCTATGA
- the cobT gene encoding nicotinate-nucleotide--dimethylbenzimidazole phosphoribosyltransferase — translation MNQAWWRDACQPLDNAAMDQARTRQQQLTKPAGSLGQLEGLAVQLAGLQGRERPTLDQVAITIFAGDHGVVEEGISAYPQAVTGQMLRNFVGGGAAISVLARQLQASLEVVDLGTIDPELELPGVRHLRLGAGTANFARQPAMTDAQLQGALQAGRDSALRAAANGAQLFIGGEMGIGNTSAAAALASTLLACPASELSGPGTGLDSAGVRHKAEVIERALVLHGLRADEPLQALACVGGFEIAALTGAYLACAQQGIAVLVDGFICSVAALLAVRLNPQSRDWLLFAHQGAEPGHKTLLAALQAEPLLALGLRLGEGSGAALAVPLMRLACALHGQMATFAEAAVADRPA, via the coding sequence ATGAACCAAGCCTGGTGGCGTGATGCCTGCCAACCTCTCGACAACGCTGCCATGGACCAGGCCCGCACCCGTCAGCAGCAGCTGACCAAACCTGCCGGCTCGCTCGGCCAGCTCGAAGGCCTGGCAGTGCAACTGGCCGGCTTGCAAGGGCGTGAGCGGCCAACCCTGGATCAGGTCGCCATCACGATTTTCGCGGGCGACCATGGTGTGGTCGAGGAGGGCATTTCGGCCTATCCACAGGCGGTCACCGGGCAGATGCTGCGCAACTTCGTGGGCGGTGGCGCGGCGATCAGCGTGCTGGCGCGGCAACTGCAGGCCAGCCTTGAAGTGGTCGACCTGGGGACCATTGACCCTGAGCTGGAACTGCCCGGGGTGCGTCATCTGCGCCTCGGCGCCGGCACTGCCAACTTCGCCCGCCAACCGGCCATGACCGATGCGCAGCTGCAAGGTGCATTGCAGGCCGGTCGTGACAGCGCCCTGCGCGCAGCGGCCAATGGCGCGCAGCTGTTCATCGGTGGCGAGATGGGCATTGGCAACACCTCTGCCGCCGCCGCGCTGGCCAGCACCTTGCTGGCCTGCCCGGCAAGCGAGTTGAGTGGGCCGGGTACCGGCCTGGACAGCGCAGGTGTGCGCCACAAGGCCGAAGTGATCGAGCGCGCCCTGGTGCTGCACGGCCTGCGCGCCGATGAGCCGCTACAGGCCCTGGCTTGTGTCGGCGGCTTCGAGATCGCCGCACTGACTGGTGCCTACCTCGCCTGTGCTCAGCAGGGCATCGCGGTGCTGGTGGATGGCTTCATCTGCAGCGTCGCCGCACTGCTGGCGGTACGCCTCAACCCGCAGAGCCGTGACTGGCTGCTGTTCGCTCATCAGGGCGCGGAGCCTGGGCACAAGACCCTGCTCGCAGCGCTGCAGGCCGAGCCGCTGCTGGCCCTGGGGTTGCGCCTGGGCGAGGGCAGTGGAGCCGCCTTGGCAGTGCCGCTGATGCGCCTGGCCTGCGCCCTGCACGGGCAAATGGCGACCTTCGCAGAGGCTGCGGTAGCGGACCGCCCGGCATGA
- the cobC gene encoding alpha-ribazole phosphatase family protein, which produces MILDLLRHGETELGGGLRGSLDDALTDKGWGQMRDALAGAGPWDVLVSSPLQRCARFAEQLGMPVQLEAGLQELHFGEWEGRSALQIMQTQADALGRFWADPYSYTPPAGEPVAAFAERVLSAIARLHQQHAGKRVLLVTHGGVMRLLLARARGLPREQLLQVEVGHGALARLAVDEDGALLEVL; this is translated from the coding sequence ATGATTCTCGACCTGCTGCGCCACGGTGAAACCGAGCTGGGCGGCGGCCTGCGCGGCAGCCTGGATGATGCCTTGACCGACAAGGGCTGGGGCCAGATGCGTGACGCGCTGGCAGGCGCAGGCCCCTGGGATGTGCTGGTCAGCTCGCCGTTGCAGCGCTGTGCGCGTTTTGCCGAGCAACTGGGCATGCCGGTTCAGCTTGAAGCCGGTCTGCAAGAGCTGCATTTCGGTGAGTGGGAAGGGCGCAGCGCCTTGCAGATCATGCAAACGCAGGCTGATGCGCTTGGGCGCTTCTGGGCCGACCCTTACAGTTACACTCCGCCCGCAGGGGAGCCTGTCGCGGCCTTCGCCGAACGTGTGCTGTCCGCCATCGCCCGCCTGCACCAGCAACATGCTGGCAAGCGCGTGCTGCTGGTCACCCATGGCGGTGTCATGCGCCTGCTGCTGGCGCGTGCCCGTGGCCTGCCCCGGGAGCAGTTGCTGCAGGTCGAGGTTGGCCATGGCGCCTTGGCGCGCCTGGCGGTGGACGAAGATGGCGCGCTGCTCGAGGTGCTTTGA
- a CDS encoding adenosylcobinamide-GDP ribazoletransferase produces MLPFWIALQFLSSLPVRLPGMPEPREMGRSLLCYPLVGALFGLLLWLASYLMQGVAAPLHAAMLLALWVLLSGALHLDGLADSADAWLGGFGDRERTLQIMKDPRSGPIAVVTLVLVLLLKFCALWVLVERGAGALLMLAPVVGRVAMLGLFLVTPYVRKGGLGQALAEHLPRRAAGWVLMGSVSLCLLMGGWLALWSVLASLAVFCWLRRLMCRRLGGTTGDTAGAVLELLELTVVLGLALSM; encoded by the coding sequence ATGCTGCCGTTCTGGATCGCCTTACAGTTTCTCAGCAGCTTGCCGGTGCGTTTGCCGGGGATGCCAGAGCCCCGTGAGATGGGGCGTTCGCTGCTTTGCTATCCGCTGGTGGGGGCGCTTTTCGGCCTGTTGCTGTGGCTGGCCAGCTACCTGATGCAGGGCGTCGCGGCGCCGTTGCACGCGGCCATGCTGCTGGCACTGTGGGTGCTGCTCAGTGGTGCGCTGCATCTGGATGGCCTGGCCGACAGTGCCGATGCCTGGCTGGGCGGCTTCGGTGACCGCGAGCGCACGCTGCAGATCATGAAGGATCCGCGCAGCGGGCCGATTGCCGTGGTCACTCTGGTGCTGGTGTTGCTGCTGAAGTTCTGTGCCCTGTGGGTGCTGGTGGAGCGGGGCGCAGGTGCCTTGCTGATGCTGGCGCCGGTGGTGGGGCGGGTGGCGATGCTTGGCTTGTTTCTGGTTACGCCCTATGTACGCAAGGGCGGTTTGGGGCAGGCGCTGGCTGAGCACTTGCCGCGTCGCGCGGCGGGTTGGGTGTTGATGGGCAGTGTGTCGCTGTGCCTGTTGATGGGAGGGTGGCTGGCGCTATGGTCGGTCTTGGCCTCGCTTGCAGTGTTCTGCTGGCTGCGGCGGTTGATGTGCCGGCGGTTGGGCGGCACCACTGGGGACACCGCGGGGGCGGTGCTGGAATTGTTGGAGCTGACGGTGGTGTTGGGGCTGGCGTTGAGCATGTGA
- a CDS encoding MarR family winged helix-turn-helix transcriptional regulator, which yields MLTSECICTHLRRAARGVSRHYDEALAGFGINVAQFSLLRHLQRLDRPSITTLADAMGLERSTLGRNLRVLEAEGLVALADGDDQRNRMVLLTGAGEARLQAAHPAWEQAQLSLVEQLGEGQRDELVRLLERLA from the coding sequence ATGTTGACCAGTGAATGCATCTGCACCCATCTGCGTCGCGCCGCCCGAGGGGTGAGCCGGCACTACGACGAGGCCCTTGCCGGCTTCGGCATCAATGTCGCCCAGTTTTCCCTGTTGCGCCACCTGCAACGGCTCGATCGCCCCAGTATCACTACATTGGCCGATGCCATGGGCCTGGAGCGCAGTACGCTGGGCCGTAACCTGCGCGTGCTGGAAGCAGAAGGGCTGGTAGCCCTGGCCGACGGCGATGACCAGCGCAACCGCATGGTGTTGCTGACCGGGGCGGGCGAGGCGCGCTTGCAGGCGGCTCACCCAGCCTGGGAGCAGGCGCAGTTGTCGCTGGTCGAGCAGTTGGGCGAAGGGCAGCGTGACGAGTTGGTGCGTTTGCTGGAGCGGCTAGCCTGA
- a CDS encoding MFS transporter — protein MTSVWRTSGWVLAGAALILALSLGVRHGFGLFLAPMSADFGWGREVFAFAIALQNLIWGLAQPFAGALADRLGAARVVIIGGILYAAGLLLMSTADSAWSLSLSAGLLIGIGLSGTSFSVILGVVGRAVPAEKRSMAMGIASAAGSFGQFAMLPGTLGLIEWLGWSSALLVLGLLVALIVPFVGLLRDRPLPSHGAEQTLGQALREACSHSGFWLLALGFFVCGFQVVFIGVHLPAYLVDQHLPATTGTTVLALVGLFNIVGTYTAGWLGGRMSKPRLLTALYLLRAVVIALFLWAPVTQVSAYLFGIAMGLLWLSTVPLTNGTVATVFGVRNLSMLGGIVFLFHQLGAFLGGWLGGVVYDHTGNYDLVWQISILLSLLAAALNWPVRERPVARLQAQAA, from the coding sequence ATGACTTCGGTGTGGCGAACCAGCGGGTGGGTACTTGCGGGGGCGGCGTTGATCCTGGCGCTGTCGCTGGGTGTGCGTCACGGTTTTGGCCTGTTCCTGGCGCCGATGAGCGCTGATTTTGGCTGGGGCCGTGAAGTGTTCGCCTTTGCCATCGCCCTGCAAAACCTTATCTGGGGGCTGGCGCAGCCGTTTGCCGGTGCGTTGGCCGACCGCCTTGGCGCGGCGCGGGTGGTGATTATCGGCGGCATACTCTATGCCGCTGGCCTGCTGCTGATGAGTACCGCCGATTCGGCCTGGTCGCTGTCGCTCAGCGCCGGCCTGTTGATTGGTATCGGTCTTTCTGGCACTTCATTCTCGGTCATCCTCGGTGTGGTCGGCCGCGCGGTCCCGGCGGAAAAGCGCAGCATGGCCATGGGTATCGCCAGCGCTGCCGGCTCCTTCGGCCAGTTCGCCATGCTCCCCGGAACCCTCGGCCTGATCGAATGGCTGGGCTGGTCGTCGGCACTGTTGGTGCTTGGCTTGCTGGTGGCACTGATCGTGCCCTTTGTCGGCCTGCTGCGTGACCGGCCGCTGCCCAGTCATGGTGCGGAGCAGACGTTGGGCCAGGCCCTGCGCGAGGCGTGCTCGCACTCCGGCTTCTGGTTGCTGGCCCTGGGTTTCTTTGTTTGTGGCTTCCAGGTGGTCTTCATTGGCGTGCATCTGCCTGCTTACCTGGTCGACCAGCATCTGCCAGCGACTACCGGCACCACGGTGCTGGCGCTGGTAGGGTTGTTCAACATCGTCGGTACCTATACCGCAGGCTGGCTGGGTGGGCGCATGTCCAAGCCCCGCTTGCTGACCGCGCTGTACCTGCTGCGTGCGGTGGTGATCGCGCTGTTCCTGTGGGCGCCGGTAACGCAGGTCAGTGCCTACTTGTTCGGCATTGCCATGGGCCTGTTGTGGCTTTCGACCGTGCCTTTGACCAACGGCACGGTTGCCACGGTATTTGGCGTGCGCAACCTGTCGATGCTCGGTGGCATCGTCTTCCTGTTCCACCAGCTTGGCGCATTCCTTGGTGGCTGGTTGGGGGGAGTGGTGTACGACCATACCGGCAACTATGACCTGGTCTGGCAGATTTCGATTCTGCTCAGCTTGCTGGCTGCTGCGCTCAACTGGCCGGTACGTGAACGCCCGGTCGCCCGTTTGCAGGCGCAAGCGGCATGA
- a CDS encoding glutathione peroxidase, whose protein sequence is MRAHWLTMPLLALLAASSSWAADCPALLQGSLPELRGKEQVDLCQRFAGKPLVVVNTASYCGFAPQFEGLEATYKEYHEQGLEMLGVPSNDFKQEDADSEKTAKVCYANYGVTFTMTKTQAVRGKDAIPLFAELAHQSSAPKWNFYKYVVDRKGKVIGNFSSLTKPDDPAFRAVIEKAIASHP, encoded by the coding sequence ATGCGTGCTCATTGGTTGACGATGCCGTTGCTCGCTCTGCTGGCCGCAAGCTCCAGCTGGGCCGCTGATTGTCCGGCGCTGTTGCAGGGCAGCTTGCCTGAGTTGCGAGGCAAGGAGCAGGTCGACCTGTGTCAGCGCTTCGCCGGCAAGCCGCTGGTGGTGGTCAACACGGCCAGCTATTGCGGTTTCGCGCCGCAGTTCGAGGGGCTGGAGGCGACCTACAAGGAATACCACGAGCAGGGCCTGGAAATGCTCGGTGTGCCGTCCAACGACTTCAAGCAGGAAGACGCCGACAGCGAGAAGACTGCCAAGGTCTGCTACGCCAACTACGGTGTGACCTTCACCATGACCAAGACCCAGGCGGTGCGCGGCAAGGATGCGATACCGCTGTTTGCCGAGTTGGCGCACCAGAGCAGCGCGCCAAAGTGGAACTTCTACAAGTATGTGGTGGATCGCAAGGGCAAGGTGATTGGTAACTTCTCGAGCCTGACCAAGCCTGACGATCCAGCGTTCAGGGCCGTGATCGAGAAGGCGATAGCGTCGCATCCGTGA
- a CDS encoding DUF2798 domain-containing protein, whose translation MSNLSNTRSRRKLRPSATPYVFAFYMSSIMALLMCFVITAANAGVNPEYLGNVLKAYQLAMPVAFVCVLMVRPVVLKLVAITVHTH comes from the coding sequence ATGAGCAATCTTTCCAACACGCGCAGCCGGCGCAAACTACGCCCAAGCGCTACGCCGTATGTGTTCGCGTTCTATATGTCATCGATCATGGCGCTGCTGATGTGCTTCGTGATCACAGCCGCAAATGCCGGAGTGAACCCGGAGTATCTGGGCAATGTGCTGAAGGCTTACCAGCTTGCGATGCCAGTGGCGTTCGTGTGCGTACTGATGGTGAGGCCGGTGGTGCTAAAGCTGGTGGCTATCACGGTGCATACGCACTGA